Part of the Mycobacterium sp. 050128 genome, CCACATTCCCGATGTCGAGCTGTCGCTGCGTGAGGTGATCCGGGTGCTCAAGCCCGGCGGCCGGTTCGTCTTCGCCGGGGAGCCGACCAACGTCGGCGAGGTCTACGCGCGTTCGCTGTCCACGCTGACCTGGCGAGTGGCCACCAACGTCACCAAGCTGCCCGGCCTGAGCGGCTGGCGGCGCCCCCAGGTCGAGCTCGACGAGTCCTCGCGGGTCGCGGCGCTGGAAGCCATCGTCGACCTGCACACCTTCACACCCGAGGACCTCGAGCGGATGGCGACCAACGCCGGCGCGGTAGAAGTCGGGACCGCCAGCGAGGAGTTCACCGCCGCGATGTTCGGCTGGCCGGTACGCACCTTTGAGGCATCGGTGCCGCCGGGACGCCTGGGCTGGACCTGGGCGAAATTCGCCTTCAACGGCTGGAAGACGCTGAGCTGGGTCGACGCCAACGTCTGGCGGCACCTGGCGCCGAAGGGCTGGTTCTACAACGTGATGGTCACCGGGGTCAAACCCTCCTGAGTGCGGGTCTGCGCTTCACCACCGACGACGTCGGTTACCTGCGCTCGGATGCGGGTGTCGCGGCGCTGGCCGTGGTCGCCGAATTCGCGTTGACGGACGCCACCCGCATCGCCGACATCGCCGCGGCGCGGGCGCGGTACGGCGACCGGGCGCCGGTGCTGGTGGAGACGACGCTGCTGCGCCGCCGTGCAGCCGACAAGCTCGGCCAGCTGGGTGACGTGGCGAACTGGCTCTTCACCGACGAAGCGTTGCAGCAAGCCACCGCGGCACCGGTCGCCCAGCACAGGGCCAGGCGATTGCGCGTGTCGGGCGCCGTCATCCACGATGCGACCTGTTCGATCGGCACCGAAGTGGCCGCGCTGCGCGACGCGGGCGCTCACGCGGTGGGCAGCGACATCGACCCGGTACGGCTGGCGATGGCCGCCCACAACGTCGGCGCCGGTCTGTGTCGTGCCGACGCGCTACACCCGGTGACCCGCGACGCGGTCGTCGTCATCGACCCGGCCCGCCGCAGCGGCGGGCAGCGCCGGTTCAACCCGGCCGACTACCAACCGGGCCTGGGCGAGTTGATCGACTGCTACCGGGGTCGCGAGCTCGTCGTAAAATGTGCTCCTGGAATCGATTTCGATCAACTGCACCGTCTCGGTTTTAACGGCGAAATCGAGGTGACGTCGTATCGCGGCTCGGTGCGCGAAGCGTGCCTGTGGTCGGGCGGGCTGGCCGAGCCGGGGGTTCTCCGACGGGCCAGCGTCCTGGATCGCGACGAGCAGCTCACCGACGCCGAGTCCGACGACTGCGGAGTGCGGCCGGCCGGGCAGTGGATCGTCGACCCGGATGGCGCCGTGGTGCGGGCCGGGCTGGTACGCCACTACGGCGCGCGGCACGGGCTGTGGCAACTCGACCCCGATATCGCCTACCTGTCCGGTGACAGTCTGCCGCCGAATGTGCGCGGCTTCGAGGTGCTCGAGCAGTTGGAGTTCGACGAGCGCCGGCTGCGCCATGTCCTGTCGGCGCACGATTGCGGGGTGCTGGAGATCCTGGTTCGTGGCGTGCAGGTCGACCCCGACGCATTGCGGCGACGGCTGCGCCCGCGCGGCAGCCAATCCCTGTCGGTGCTCATCACCCGCCTGGGCCCCGGGGCCGCCGCCCGGGCGACGGCGTATGTCTGCCGCGCGTCGCGGTAGCGCCCTGTACGCTGTCGGCGGTCACTTTCCGGGGGACCTCGCCATTTGAAGTCGACGAGGACAATTCGAGTTATGCGCTATCTGATCGCGGCCGCGGTGCTGATCACCACAGTTCTGCTGGGCTGGCCGGCCGCCGCCGACCCGCCGTCGTGTGCCAGTGTGGGCGGTACCGTCGGGGACGGGCAGATGTGTCACATCCACTCGACCAGCCCGACGTACACGCTGAACATGACGTTTCCGGCCGACTACCCGGACCCGCAGCCGCTGATCGACTACATCACGCAGAACCGGGATGGGTTCCTGTCCGTCGCGCAGACGTCCGGGCCGCGCGACCAGCCCTACCAACTCGAGACGACCACCGAGCAACACTTCGCAGGTCAGCCGCCGCACAACACCCGCAGCGTGGTGCTCAAGTTCTTCCAGGACGTCGGCGGATCGCACACGTCCACCTGGTACAAGGCGTTCAACTACAACGTCGGGACCAAGCAGCCCATCACCTTCGACAACCTGTTCGCCCCCAACACGTCGGCGCTGGAAACCATCTTCCCGCTGGTCAAGGCCGACCTGGAACGGCAGAACGCGCTGGGTGCGGCCATCTTGCCGTCGTCGGGCCGCGACCCGTCTCACTACCAGAACTTCGCCATCACCGACGACCAGCTGATCTTCTACTTCGCGCCGGGGGAGATGCTGCCCGCGTTCGCGGGCGCCTGCCAAGCCCAGGTGCCGCGCAGCGCGATCCCGCCGCTGGCCGTTTAGCGGGAACGGGTTCAGGCAGGGCTTCAGGCAGGGGCGAAGCCGTAAACCTGACCGTCGCTGGTGGCGGCTACCACCCGGCGGTCGGTGCCGATCGCGATTCCGACCGGGTAGCCGGTGGCCGCGGGGAGCGGATAGCTGTTGACCGTGTGGCCGTTGCCCGGATCGAACACCAGCAGCGACATGCCGGGAGCATCGTCGTGCGGGGGGCCGCTCACTACCGCGTAGCCGACGCCGGACCCGGCCAGGCCCGCGGACGACAACGGGGTGACGTCGTCGCGGCGCCAAACCTGATCGCCGTGATCGCCGGCGTCCTTGAAGGCCACCAGCTTGGTGTCCGGTCCACCGCCGGAGACGATCAGGCCCTGCGGAGTGACCGCGGGCGGCGTCTGGGCCAGGAAGCCCAGCGGCGCCGACCACTTCGGTTTCCCGTCGGCAGCGGACAGGGCCCACAACCGTTGGTCGCGGCCATTGACGTAGACGGTTGAGCCGTTGGCCGACAGCACCGGGCTGGCGATCACACCGGCGGCGACGGCGTCGGTGGTCCACTCCCGGGTCAGCAGGGGAGTCTGGCCGCGGTGGTACTTGAGCCCGACCAGCCCAGCCGCCGCAGCGCCCGGCTGCCAGACACCGAGCACCGCCATCCCGCTGGCCGCCGAGAAGGCGGGGGCGGCCGCGACCGGGCAGCCCTGCCGCGCCGGAGCACAGTCGGCGAGCCCGCGCGTCGCGTCCGTCGGGTCAATCCCGTCGACCAGGTCCAGCGGACTGCCGACCACCATGCCGCGGTGTGCGTCGAACACCAGGACCTGCCCCAGGTGTGTGCTGACCAGCAGTTGGCCATCGGTGAGAAACCTTGGGGTGGTAGGCATTCCGATCACCGGCTGGCGCCACCGCGTCCACTGCGTCACCGGGAAGGACAGGAAAGCTCCCGGTTGGCCGACATAGAGATTGTCGAAGCCGTCGAACAGGGGACCGCCGATACCGCCGCCCTGGAACAGCCGCACGCACCAGCGTTGCCGGCCGTTGTCGTTGTTCTCCCATTCCATCAGCGAACATCCCGCCGGCGTCTGCGCGTTCAGGGCGAGGTAGTTGCTCGAGCCCAGTGCGGGTCCGGCGCCCAGGCTGCCCTTGACCGATCGCGTCCATTGCAGGGACAGCTTGTCGGCGCCGCCGGTCGTCGTGTAGCTGCTGTTGGCCGCGTCGGCGTACTGCGCCGACCAGCCCGGTGCGGGCGCGGCTTCAACCCACGAGTCGGTATTGCCGCAACCGCCGAGCCCGATCGCGAGTACAGCTGCCAGCACTACGGACGAGCAACGCCGAAGCCCACTGACGGGTTGTCGGACAAGCACCTCGATTTTTCAAATCCTTTCCGCACGCGGGTCGCTCGGTACAGGTGAGGGTAACCCGTGGCGGTTCGCACGCTGACGATTGACCGCGTTAGGCTTTCCGGCTGTGACGAGCATGTGGGGAGCCCCGGTACACCGTCGCTGGCGGGGCCACCGGCTGCGAGACCCACGTCAGGCCAAGTTCTTGACGATGGCCTCGCTGAAGTGGGTGTTGCGCAACCGCGCCTACACGCCGTGGTACCTGGTGCGCTACTGGCGGCTGCTGAAATTCAAGCTGGCCAATCCGCACATCATCACCCGGGGCATGGTGTTCATCGGTAAGGGCGTCGAGATCCATGCGACACCCGAGTTGGCGCAGCTGGAGATCGGCCGCTGGGTGCACATCGGCGACAAGAACACGATCCGCGCGCACGAGGGCTCGCTGCGCTTCGGCGACAAGGTCGTGCTGGGCCGCGACAACGTGATCAACTGCTACCTCGACATCGAGCTCGGCGATTCGGTGCTGATGGCCGACTGGTGCTACGTCTGCGATTTCGACCACCGGATGGACGACATCAACCTGCCGATCAAGGACCAGGGCATCATCAAGTCCCCGGTGCGGATCGGCCCGGACACCTGGGTCGGGGTCAAGGTGACGGTTCTGCGTGGCACCTCGATCGGGCGGGGCTGCGTGCTCGGTTCGCACGCGGTGGTGCGCGGCGTCGTTCCCGACTATTCGATCGCGGTCGGTGCGCCGGCCAAGGTGGTCAAGAACCGGCAGCTGTCCTGGGAGAGTTCCGCCGCGCAGCGGGCCGAATTGGCCGCCGCTCTCGCCGATATCGAGCGCAAGAAGGCCGCACACTGACCTCGCCGGGGCAATACGGTCCCGCGCCGACGCGTCCCGGCTGGGACGTGGCGCTGTCCATCGTGCTGATGGTCGTCGCGGTCGTGGGCTGGGGGGCCGCCGCCGGCATGGAATTCATGTTCCTGGCCTTCACCGATTACTGCCCGCCCGAACACTGCAGCGCCGACCGGGCCGCCACCTCGGTCCTGCTGTCGGTCTCGGTGGCGGCCGCGCTCACCCTCGTCGGGTGTATCTGGACGGTCATCCGGCTGGTGCGCCGACGGTCGGGCTGGCCCTTTGCCGTCGCGACGCTGGCCATATCCGCGCTCGCCGAATTGCTGGGCGTGGTGGGGTACTTCGCCGCGGTCGGCTACTGACCCTTAAGGCGAGGACGGCTGGTCGTCGACGACGAAGTGATAGTCGACGGTACCGGCGTCGACGCCCGTGACGGACACGTTCACTCCGTAGTTCTGGCCGCCCGTGACGAGGCGGCACCGCAGCGTCGCGCCCTGCACGCCCTTGAGGTTGTCCGGGCAGGTCACCGAATCGGGCTTCGTCCCGACCTGCTGGGTGATGTTGTCGCTGATCGCTTTCTCGACCTGGTTTTTGTCGACGGTCTCCACCATGTCGAACTTGACGTTGCTGCCCTCGACGCTGGTCACCGTGACGTTGACGCCATAGGTGACATCCTTGACCTTCATCGAGCAGTTCAGCTGTGCACCGACCTTCGCGGGCAGGTCACCCGGGCAGTCGACCGAATCCGGCTTGTTGCCCTGCGCATCGGTCAACTTCTGGGTGATCTGGCTCGCGACGTCCTTCTTGTCCACCGCGTGCGGCCCCGAGGAGCCGATCGAGCACGAACAGGCGCCGGCGCTGGCCATCAGCCCCGCGGCAGCACCTGAAATCAGCAACGTTCGAACGATCGAGTGGGCCATATCGCCTCCCTGGCGCTTTGACTTGACGACTGTGAATCGGCTGATGATTACATGCCGAATAGGTATGGGAAGGTGATTTCGGCAAAAGATCGTTTCGGTGTGCCGTAGGGTGCGGGTGCCCGATGACAACGGGGTGGCTAGGAACCGATGCTCTGATAGCGGCGCAGCGCCTCGGCCCGTTCGACGCCATGGTCGACGATCGGTTCCGGATACCCTTGTGGCCGTTCGCCTTTGCGTAAATGGGAGTCGTCTGCGGCGGCTAACTCAGGGATCCAGCGCTTAACGTAATCGCCTGCCGGATCGAACTTTTCACCCTGGGTGGTCGGGTTGAACACCCGGAAGTACGGCGCGGCGTCGGTACCGCACCCCGCGCACCACTGCCAGCCGTGCTGGTTGTTGGCCATATCGCCGTCGGTGAGTTGATCCAGGAACCATTCGGCGCCCCACTGCCACGGCAGATGCAGGTCCTTGACCAGAAACGATGCGACGATCATCCGCACCCGGTTGTGCATGAAGCCTGTCTCGCGAAGTTGCCGCATACCGGCATCGACGATCGGAAACCCGGTTTCACCGGCCTTCCACGCTTCGAGCCGACGCTTGGCCTCCGGGCCCGTATCGGTCTGGATGCCGTCGAAGTCGCTGTTCCAATTGCGCCAGGCGCTGGACGGCCAGAAGTGCAGTACGCCGGCGTAGAAGTCACGAAAGGCCAACTCCCGCAAGTATGCCTGCGCTCCTGCGGCACGCAGGTTCATCGCCGCGACCATGGTGCGGGGGTGAATGGTGCCGAACTTCAGATGCGCCGACATCCGGCTGGTGCCCGGCAGGTCCGGCCGGTTCCGGTCCTCGGCGTAGCGCTGCAGTCCGTCGTCGGCGAACTGCTCCCATTGCGAAAGTGCCGCTTTCTCACCGGTTTCCAGACCCAGGTCGACGCCGGGGTCGGGGATCTTGCACTGCTTGACCACGTGGGCCGGGTCGAGCCAGCGGGCCGAATCGGCGCTCGACTGTGCGGGCTTGCGCCAGCCTTCCGCTCGCCACTTCCGCAGAAACGGGGTGAACACCTTGTAGGGTTCGCCGTCGTCCTTGGTGATGCGGCCGGGCGACACCAGATACGGTGATCCGGTCGCGACCAGGGGAACCGAACCCAGTGCCGCGCGGACCTTTTCGTCACGGCGTTTTCCGTACGGCGCGAAATCCTCCGAAATGTGCACCGCCGTCGCGTCAATCGTCTTGGCAATGCGGGGAATCTGCTCTTCGGCGCGTCCTCGGGTCACCAGTAGCCGGCCATCCAGGTCGTCGCGCAGTTGCCGCAGCGAGTCACCCAAAAACTGCAGCCGGCGCTGGCCAGACGATTTCTCCAGCTGCGGGTCGAGCACGAAGCAGGCGAGCACGTCCTCGGATTCGGCCGCGGCGAGCAGCGCCGGATGATCGCCTAATCGCAGATCGCGGCGAAACCACAGAAGCGCAGGCATTTACCGGTTGAGTCGCCAGATGTGGGTGGACAGCACAGTGGCGAACGCACACCACAGCGGGTAGGGGGCCAGGGCCGCGCCGGCGCGGGGGTCGGCCGCGGCGGCCCGGCGGGCGAGGTCGGCGCTACTGGCCGTCAGCGCGGCCGCACCGAGCACGGCCGCCCCAAGCTTGTGAAAGCGGAAGAAGAGCCAACTCCATCCGGCGTTGAGCACCAGGTTGACGGTGAGGGCGACAACGTAGCCGCGCGCTTTGTCGTGCTGACCCGCCGCGCGGAATTTGTCCACTGCCACCGCGGACGTCGTCGCGATGTCGGCGTAGAGGCCGGTCCAGACGATGGGGAAGGCGGCGCCGGGTGGCTGGTAGGCGGGTTTGCGCAACCGCGTGTACCACGCGGGCACGCGTCGCGGGCTGGCGATGCTTCCGGTGCCTGCGGCCACGGCCACCGCGAGCGTCGTCGCGGCGAGAGTCGAGAGCTTCACAGCCTGCTCCGTTCTTGTTGTATCGGATTATATTGCGGCTCAACGTCTTCAGGGTCGACCGGGTTGGCCGGCCACCAGATGCGATCGCCGATCAGGGCGAACAGCGCGGGGATGACAAGGGTGCGCACCACGAAGGTGTCGAGCAGGATTCCCAGGCCGACGATGATCCCGAGCTGGGTCATCACGATCAGCGGCAAGACGCCCAGCACGCAGAACACCGCCGCCAGAACGATTCCCGCACTGGTGATCACGCCGCCGGTCGCCGACACCGCGCGGATCATGCCGTCGCGTGCCCCGTGCCGCGCCGCCTCTTCGCGGGCGCGGGTGACCAGGAAGATGGTGTAGTCCACGCCGAGCGCGGCCAGGAACAGGAACGCGAACAACGGAGTGCTGTTGTCCAGTGCCGGAAATCCGAAGACGTGCAGGCTCGTCCAGCCGCCGAGACCGAGCGCGGCCAGGGCGCCGAGGATCGTCGCGGACAGCAGGTTGGGCGGCGCGAGTGCCGAGCGAAGCAGCACGAACAAGACGATGAGTATGACGGCGAGGATCGCCGGGATCAGCGTCAGCCGGTCGTGCACGGCGGCGTCGCGGACGTCGAGGGCTTGGGCGTCGGGTCCGCCGACCAGGGCGCCGGGGGAGGCGGATTTCGTCGAATTACGCAGTGCGGCAATGGTGGTGAATGCCTGGTCCGACGAGGGCGCGGCGCTGGTCACCACCGACCATTTCGTCAGGCCGGTGGTCGACTGACCCGCATCGGCCACCGAGACCACACCGGGCGTGGCGACGATCGCCGCGCGCACCTGCGGCGCCTGGGCGCTCGGCGCGGCGACCAGGGTGGGGTTTGCCATCCCGGCCGGAAAGTGCGCGGCCACCACGTCGTAGCCCGACACCGAATCCGCCTGCACCCGGAACTGCTCGGTCTGCGACAAGCCGATTCGAGTCCCCAGCAGGCCGCAGGCCAGTGCCGCCAGCACCGCGATCGAGACCGTGGCGACGACGGCGGGACGACGGGCCACCTCGATGGCGACGCGGCGCCACAGTCCGGAATCGAGGGTGGCGGCGCCGTCGGGCTCGGGCACCAGCGGCCAGAACAGTCGCCGGCCGCACAACGCGAGCAGCGGCGGCAGCACCACCAAGACGGACATCGCGGCGATCACCAGGCCGCAGGCCGCCAGCGCCCCCAAACTGCGGGTGCTGGGCGTCGACGCGAAGAGCAGGGTGAGCAGCGCCAGCACCACGGTGGCATTGCTGGCGACGATCGCCGGTCCGGCCCGGCGCACCGCGAGTTGCAACGCGTCGCGGTGGTCGGCGTGGCTCCGAACTTCTTGCCGGTAGCGGGAAATCAGCAGCAACGCGTAGTTGGTGCCGGCTCCGAACACCAGCACGCTGGTGATCCCGGAGGTCGCACCGTCGAAGCTCAGTCCGGTCAGCGACGCCACCGCCGTACCCAACGCCGCCGCGACGCGGTCGGCGAACCCGATCACCAGCAGTGGTGCCAGCCAAAGCACCGGCGAGCGGTACGTGGCGATCAGCAGCAGCGCCACCACCGATGCGGTGACCGCCAGCAGGGTGACATTGGCGTTGGTGAACGCGTTGGCGATGTCGGCACCGAAGGCCGGGCCGCCGGTGACGTGTGCCCGCAGATCCGCGGGCAGGCCGGCGTCGGCGGCGGCGCGCAGCGCGGCGACTCCCTCGTTGAGCACCATGCCGGACAGGTCGGCACGGATAGGCACCACGCCGATGGCCGCCTTGCCGTCCGCCGACACCATCGGCGGCTGCATGTTGGCTGTCGCGAACGGTGCGACGACGCGCTGCATCCGGTCTCGGGCCGCCTGGGTCGCGGTCACCTCGGCGGAGTCCAGGCGCGCGCCGTCGGCGCGGTTGACGACCAGCAGCAGCGGTACCTGATCGCCCCCGGGAAATTGGCGGGCCACGGAGTCGAGTTTCGCGGAGTCCGAGTCACTGGGCAACGACAGCGGCGCCTGCCCGCCCGACGCGTTTGCGCCGATCAGCACGATGAAGCCGACACCCAGCAGCACCGTGGCCAACCCGATCCGCCACGAGCCCCGGCCGGTCACAAGAGCAGCCAGACGGTCGCACGACACGATCCCAAGCATTTCACTCGCTTAACCATTAATCAAGTTAACAAGATGCGGTATGCTGCCAATCTGATGAACCCGAATCGGGGCTCCGACGAACGTGTGCGGCTTGAAGCGCTGATCGCGGCCGACGCACGTACCCTCAGCGCCGAATCCGACCAGATGGGTCGTGTGTTCGCGGCGGTACATGGGTTGTACCCCAGTGACTTTGGCGCCTTGTTGCATATCCTGGTCGCCGAGAGTTCCGGTGCACCGCTGACATCGGGTGAGTTGGGCCAAAAGATGGGCTTGTCCGCGGCGGCCATAACCTACCTCGTCGAGCGCATGATCAATTCCGGCCACATCACCCGCGATTCCGACGCCCACGACCGGCGTAAGGTCATCCTGCGTTACTCCGATCCCGGTCTGGCGACCGCCGGCTCCTTCTTCAGCCCGTTGGGCATGCACACTCGTGCGGCGCTCGACGACTTACCCGACGCGGACTTGGCTGCGGCGCATCGGGTCTTCGTCGCACTTGTCGCCGCGATGCGCCACTTCCAGGCTGAGTTGAGCTCACCGGAGCCGTAGCTGCGTCGCATGGTCTCCAAAGGTTCGATGGTGCCATCTTGCCAGCGACGCGGGCGCCCACCAGTTCAGGCCGCCAAGCACATGCATGAAGGCCGGCACCAGCAGCATGCGGACCACAGTCGCATCCATCAAGACGGCGATGGTCAGGCCTAAACCGAACATCCGCATGAACGACACCCCGGCCGAGATCAGTGCCGCGAATGAGATCGACATCAGCAGCGCCGCCGCGGTGATTATCCTGCCCGTGCGGGCGAGGCCCCGCGCAATGCTTTCATCGTTGTCCGCCCGCGTCCGTGGTGAGTAGAGCCAGTATTCGCGGACCCGGGCAAGCAGAAAGACCTCGTAATCCATCGACAATCCGAAGGCGATGCAAAACATCAGCACCGGGACGTTCACCGGCAGCGTGCCGGTTGACGTGGTTCCTGCCGCGCCCAGGTGACCGTCCTGAAAGATCCACACCAGGGCACCGAACGTCGCGGTCAGTGACAGCATATTGAGCAACACCGCCTTGAGCGGAAGTATCACGCTGCCGGTAAGCAGGAATAGCAGCACCATCGTGACGACGGCGATGAAAGCGAACACGTACGGCAACCGGGAGGTGATGCCGTTGATGCAATCGCGATTCGTTTGTGCCAGGCCGCCGATCTGGACTGCTCGGTGCTGCGGCGGTACGACCGCGTGCAAGCGGGCCAATTGCGTCTCCGACGCGGGTGTGAAAAGCGGTGCCGTGCTTTCAACGGTCAGGTAGGCGCTGCCCGGCGCCATCCCGGCCGGGGCCGAGGGCGGGCCGTGGGACTCACCGGCGACGAAGGTGGCGGTAGGCGAGGACACCGCCGAGACATCGGTGACACGGGACAGCCGCATGGCGTAGTTGTCCAGGTCCGTCGTTGTCAGACCGGCGGATTCGGGAAGGACAACCTTGACTCGGGTCTCAGAATTCGTGCCGAATTCGCTGCGCACTCGCTCGTTGACGACGCGGGCCGACGCCGATGACGGCAGTACCCGATCGTCGGGATAGCCCCATCTGACACCGAGGAATGGCGCCCCCAGCACTAGCAGGAATGCCGTGAGCGCCATGCCGACCGGGATCGCGTGACGGATAACCAGTTTCGCCGTCCGATACCAGAAGCTCTGTTCGACGGTCCGTTGTGCTGGAGGGGGGCTTCGGATGAGCCGACGGCCTAATTGCCAGACGTTCAGCGCGTCGAGCCGGTCGCCGATCAGCGCGATCGCTGCCGGCGCCACCAACACCGCTGCCACAGCGGCGAACCCGACCACTGCCGTCCCGGCGTACGCGAAGGACTTGAGGAAGTACATCGGAAACAGTGCCGTCGCGGCCAGTGCCAGTGCCACCGTGATCGCCGAAAACAACACGGTCCGGCCGGCCGTGGTAACGGTTTTCACCAACGCCTCGTCGCGGCCCTTCCCATCGGCCCGCTCGTCGCGGTAGCGACTGATGATCAGCAACGTATAGTCAATGGCCAGGGCGAACGCCAATGCCACCGTCACGTTGAGGGCGAAGATCGACACGTTGGTGACCAACGCGATCGCACGCAACACCGCGAGTGAACCCGCGACAGCCAGTGCGCCCACGGCCAAAGGTAGTGCCGCGCCCAGTAAACCGCCGAACACCCAGACCAGCGCGACGAAACTCAGCGGTATCGCGATGACCTCCATTCGCAGCAGATCTTTTGCGGTCTGCTGATTGATCTGTTCAAACACCAGCGCCGATCCGCCCGCCCGCACGGACACCCCTTGGCGGTCGCGCGCGTAGAGGTCTGCCAATGCCCGGGCATGCTTGGGCGCGCTGTTCTCATCACCGTTGAGTGCGACGATGATCATCGCGGTGTTTCCGTCGGCACTGAGAAGACCCGGCGCAGGTCGCGTGTCCCATGGGGATGCCACCCCAGACACGAAAGGAGACTTCGCAAGCTGCGCGACGATGTCGGTACCCACAGCTCGCGCGGGTCCGTTACTGGCGCCGCCGGGCGAATTCACCAGCAGAATCAGTTCCAGCTCACCCTGATTGAACTTTGAGGCCAGTATTGCGGCAGCGCGGGCGGATTCGGACGTTGGATCCATGAATCCCCCGGCCGACAGGCTGCTGGCAGCGGATAGGCCGAATACGCTGGACGCAATCAAAACAATCAGCGCAGTGATAATCACGTGTTTTGGGTAATGCACACAGAGTCTGGCCGCTTGTGCCAAGGGGCCGCACCCGGAATTGATCCGCGGTGGCGGCTGGCGGGCGGCCGCGCGATCGATGCCCAATCGCGTTCTCCGGCAACGCTTAACCGTTTTCTTGCGTGGACGGTCGGCGGATCCCACGGCGAGTGCGACCTCCAACCGTTGGTTCCCGCGGCTTCGGGGCCGACGATCGTTTCCGAGAATACCTTAAGTATCTGAAACATTCAAGGATTTAACTAAATCGAGGTTTTCGGTTAGGCTGGTTCCCACATCGCTAAGAAATGAGGTGCCTGTGTTCGGATCGATTACAAGCGTGATCGGACAGGTCCTCGACGCGGCGGGTGCGGTTTTCGGTTACCGTCACGGCACCGAGGAACCCGACCACAGCGCCGAGAAACTGACGCCCGACGTGGAGATCCGTCGCTATGGTGCACGGATCGCCGCGGAGACCACGGTGACCGCCGACGAAGAGACCGCCCGAAACGCGGGCTTCCGGCGTCTTGCCCGCTACATATTCGGCGCCAACCGCGACCGTCAGCAGATCGCCATGACGGCACCGGTGGCGCAGCACGCCGGCAAGGGCGAGAAGATAGCCATGACGGCGCCGGTTGCCCAAGAGC contains:
- a CDS encoding class I SAM-dependent methyltransferase, producing the protein MTEVTPAGHVTADQVEAARHDTKLAQVLYHDWEAETYDEKWSISYDQRCVDYARGRFDAAVPEEVLRELPYDRALELGCGTGFFLLNLIQAGVARRGSVTDLSPGMVKVATRNGQSLGLDIDGRVADAEGIPYDDNTFDLVVGHAVLHHIPDVELSLREVIRVLKPGGRFVFAGEPTNVGEVYARSLSTLTWRVATNVTKLPGLSGWRRPQVELDESSRVAALEAIVDLHTFTPEDLERMATNAGAVEVGTASEEFTAAMFGWPVRTFEASVPPGRLGWTWAKFAFNGWKTLSWVDANVWRHLAPKGWFYNVMVTGVKPS
- a CDS encoding esterase, with protein sequence MRYLIAAAVLITTVLLGWPAAADPPSCASVGGTVGDGQMCHIHSTSPTYTLNMTFPADYPDPQPLIDYITQNRDGFLSVAQTSGPRDQPYQLETTTEQHFAGQPPHNTRSVVLKFFQDVGGSHTSTWYKAFNYNVGTKQPITFDNLFAPNTSALETIFPLVKADLERQNALGAAILPSSGRDPSHYQNFAITDDQLIFYFAPGEMLPAFAGACQAQVPRSAIPPLAV
- a CDS encoding cryptochrome/photolyase family protein; amino-acid sequence: MPALLWFRRDLRLGDHPALLAAAESEDVLACFVLDPQLEKSSGQRRLQFLGDSLRQLRDDLDGRLLVTRGRAEEQIPRIAKTIDATAVHISEDFAPYGKRRDEKVRAALGSVPLVATGSPYLVSPGRITKDDGEPYKVFTPFLRKWRAEGWRKPAQSSADSARWLDPAHVVKQCKIPDPGVDLGLETGEKAALSQWEQFADDGLQRYAEDRNRPDLPGTSRMSAHLKFGTIHPRTMVAAMNLRAAGAQAYLRELAFRDFYAGVLHFWPSSAWRNWNSDFDGIQTDTGPEAKRRLEAWKAGETGFPIVDAGMRQLRETGFMHNRVRMIVASFLVKDLHLPWQWGAEWFLDQLTDGDMANNQHGWQWCAGCGTDAAPYFRVFNPTTQGEKFDPAGDYVKRWIPELAAADDSHLRKGERPQGYPEPIVDHGVERAEALRRYQSIGS
- a CDS encoding PQQ-binding-like beta-propeller repeat protein, whose product is MLAAVLAIGLGGCGNTDSWVEAAPAPGWSAQYADAANSSYTTTGGADKLSLQWTRSVKGSLGAGPALGSSNYLALNAQTPAGCSLMEWENNDNGRQRWCVRLFQGGGIGGPLFDGFDNLYVGQPGAFLSFPVTQWTRWRQPVIGMPTTPRFLTDGQLLVSTHLGQVLVFDAHRGMVVGSPLDLVDGIDPTDATRGLADCAPARQGCPVAAAPAFSAASGMAVLGVWQPGAAAAGLVGLKYHRGQTPLLTREWTTDAVAAGVIASPVLSANGSTVYVNGRDQRLWALSAADGKPKWSAPLGFLAQTPPAVTPQGLIVSGGGPDTKLVAFKDAGDHGDQVWRRDDVTPLSSAGLAGSGVGYAVVSGPPHDDAPGMSLLVFDPGNGHTVNSYPLPAATGYPVGIAIGTDRRVVAATSDGQVYGFAPA
- a CDS encoding THUMP-like domain-containing protein; the encoded protein is MVLQRDGHRGQTLLSAGLRFTTDDVGYLRSDAGVAALAVVAEFALTDATRIADIAAARARYGDRAPVLVETTLLRRRAADKLGQLGDVANWLFTDEALQQATAAPVAQHRARRLRVSGAVIHDATCSIGTEVAALRDAGAHAVGSDIDPVRLAMAAHNVGAGLCRADALHPVTRDAVVVIDPARRSGGQRRFNPADYQPGLGELIDCYRGRELVVKCAPGIDFDQLHRLGFNGEIEVTSYRGSVREACLWSGGLAEPGVLRRASVLDRDEQLTDAESDDCGVRPAGQWIVDPDGAVVRAGLVRHYGARHGLWQLDPDIAYLSGDSLPPNVRGFEVLEQLEFDERRLRHVLSAHDCGVLEILVRGVQVDPDALRRRLRPRGSQSLSVLITRLGPGAAARATAYVCRASR
- a CDS encoding TspO/MBR family protein, which produces MKLSTLAATTLAVAVAAGTGSIASPRRVPAWYTRLRKPAYQPPGAAFPIVWTGLYADIATTSAVAVDKFRAAGQHDKARGYVVALTVNLVLNAGWSWLFFRFHKLGAAVLGAAALTASSADLARRAAAADPRAGAALAPYPLWCAFATVLSTHIWRLNR
- a CDS encoding DUF4333 domain-containing protein, with the translated sequence MAHSIVRTLLISGAAAGLMASAGACSCSIGSSGPHAVDKKDVASQITQKLTDAQGNKPDSVDCPGDLPAKVGAQLNCSMKVKDVTYGVNVTVTSVEGSNVKFDMVETVDKNQVEKAISDNITQQVGTKPDSVTCPDNLKGVQGATLRCRLVTGGQNYGVNVSVTGVDAGTVDYHFVVDDQPSSP
- a CDS encoding acyltransferase, whose translation is MTSMWGAPVHRRWRGHRLRDPRQAKFLTMASLKWVLRNRAYTPWYLVRYWRLLKFKLANPHIITRGMVFIGKGVEIHATPELAQLEIGRWVHIGDKNTIRAHEGSLRFGDKVVLGRDNVINCYLDIELGDSVLMADWCYVCDFDHRMDDINLPIKDQGIIKSPVRIGPDTWVGVKVTVLRGTSIGRGCVLGSHAVVRGVVPDYSIAVGAPAKVVKNRQLSWESSAAQRAELAAALADIERKKAAH